One segment of Dolichospermum sp. DET69 DNA contains the following:
- a CDS encoding isochorismate synthase produces the protein MTISPCRSHTFVDYKYLNKLLLEIKENCRRHNHSKIVSIPLEIDLVDPLLVLDKFKQKNAINFYFENRSNGEAIAAIDTVDKLEIFGKDRFTKSEEFIKNSLNNIITISEESQTFLSPRFFCTFSFFDQHEKADCPFPSATVFLPCWQIALKSNCCTLVMNTIINSSVNITKILDNLQRHLEIIKSLKNYSLNINKFPLNLYKKITKNGDKFKTSVASVLEIIQSNHLSKIVLADTLDVNANHDFNLLQSLDNLRQLHPNCYIFSTSNGKGQNFIGASPERLISIHKQQLITDALAGSAPRGKTPIEDTANANNLVNSTKEKHEHKLVLDFITQHLSQLGLFPQVLAPRLRQLSNIQHLWTPISAVVPTNIHPLQIVAQLHPTPAVAGAARDIACAEIRRYESFERGLYAAPLGWVDGEGNCEFIVGIRSALIDGNYARLYAGAGIVAGSDPEKEFAEVQLKLQALLKALV, from the coding sequence ATGACAATTTCACCATGTCGCAGCCACACCTTTGTAGACTATAAATACCTGAATAAATTACTATTAGAGATTAAGGAGAATTGCCGTCGCCATAATCATAGTAAAATTGTGAGTATTCCCCTAGAAATTGATTTAGTTGATCCTTTGCTGGTTTTAGATAAATTTAAGCAGAAAAATGCCATAAATTTTTATTTTGAAAATAGAAGTAATGGTGAAGCCATAGCCGCAATTGATACTGTAGATAAATTAGAAATTTTTGGTAAAGACAGATTTACAAAATCAGAAGAATTTATTAAAAACTCTCTGAATAATATCATTACTATTTCTGAAGAAAGTCAAACTTTTTTATCACCCCGTTTTTTTTGTACTTTCAGTTTTTTTGATCAGCACGAAAAAGCTGATTGTCCATTTCCCTCGGCTACGGTTTTCTTACCTTGTTGGCAAATAGCTTTAAAAAGTAATTGCTGTACATTAGTAATGAATACAATTATTAATTCTAGTGTTAATATTACCAAAATATTAGATAATTTACAACGCCATTTAGAAATTATTAAGTCCTTAAAGAATTATTCTCTAAATATTAATAAATTTCCCTTGAATTTATATAAAAAAATCACGAAAAACGGTGATAAATTTAAAACCTCTGTCGCATCAGTATTAGAAATAATCCAGTCCAATCATCTCAGTAAGATTGTTTTGGCTGATACCTTAGATGTCAATGCCAATCATGATTTTAACTTATTACAATCTTTAGATAATCTGCGTCAATTACATCCTAATTGTTATATATTCTCTACCAGTAATGGGAAAGGACAAAACTTTATTGGTGCGAGTCCAGAACGGTTAATTAGTATTCACAAACAACAGTTAATTACCGATGCTTTAGCAGGTTCAGCCCCTAGAGGTAAAACACCTATAGAAGATACCGCAAATGCTAACAATTTAGTTAATAGTACCAAGGAAAAACACGAGCATAAACTTGTCCTAGATTTTATTACTCAACATTTATCTCAACTAGGTTTATTCCCCCAAGTTTTAGCCCCCAGACTCCGACAATTATCTAATATACAGCATTTATGGACACCAATTAGTGCCGTAGTTCCGACTAATATTCACCCTTTACAAATTGTTGCTCAACTCCATCCTACCCCAGCAGTTGCCGGGGCAGCGCGAGATATTGCTTGTGCAGAGATTCGCCGTTATGAAAGTTTTGAAAGAGGTTTATATGCAGCGCCTTTAGGTTGGGTAGACGGAGAGGGAAATTGTGAATTTATTGTGGGGATTCGTTCAGCTTTAATTGATGGTAATTATGCTAGGCTGTATGCAGGTGCAGGTATTGTAGCTGGTTCAGATCCAGAAAAAGAATTTGCAGAAGTGCAACTTAAACTGCAAGCTTTATTAAAAGCCTTAGTTTGA
- a CDS encoding acyl-CoA thioesterase, producing the protein MAFPYYYTVRFQDTDAAGVVYFANILRICHEAYEVSLAASSINLKSFFTNQSVVFPIVHTSADFLRPLYCGDNLMISLLAEKIGLDKFEITYEILVNEVIVAKAVTRHVCIDVSSRIKQELPNYMNDWLETNHRDAEGAQRRKSREEVM; encoded by the coding sequence ATGGCTTTTCCATATTACTACACTGTACGATTTCAAGATACTGATGCGGCTGGAGTCGTTTATTTCGCTAATATTTTAAGAATTTGTCATGAAGCTTATGAGGTTTCATTAGCAGCTTCTAGTATTAATCTTAAATCATTTTTTACTAATCAATCTGTAGTTTTTCCTATTGTCCATACAAGTGCTGATTTTTTGCGTCCCCTGTATTGTGGTGACAATTTAATGATTAGTTTATTAGCCGAAAAAATAGGTTTAGATAAATTTGAAATTACCTATGAAATTCTAGTAAATGAGGTAATAGTTGCCAAGGCAGTTACTAGGCACGTTTGTATTGATGTGAGTAGTCGAATTAAGCAGGAATTACCAAATTACATGAATGATTGGTTAGAAACGAACCACAGAGACGCAGAGGGCGCCCAGAGAAGAAAATCAAGGGAAGAGGTGATGTAA
- a CDS encoding 2-succinylbenzoate--CoA ligase gives MENLLENVQNHDWLICDHSQELPQIATELYVKLTQLSNPKIIIAERSPVRFLASFIAACAANCPVFLCNPDWSHDEWEQVFNLVQPDIVLGIDHNFSKSPIPNSQFPIPNTIMIPTGGSSGKIKFAIHTWQTLTASVQGFTEYFPINTVNSFCILPLYHVSGLMQFMRSFTTGGKLVITSSKTLESAQISNINPAGFFISLVPTQLQKLLQNPELTEWLSKFSTVLLGGAPAWDELLEKARFHQIRLAPTYGMTETASQIATLKPDEFLQGKFNSGKILPHAKIIIDNQPGNINIQSKSLALGYYPEMWENRDNFAVDDIGFLDNQGYLHIIGRNSDKIITGGENVYPIEIESAIRKTNMVIDVCVIGIVDKHWGQALTAIYIPNNQNISHMEIQTQLKNQLSKFKIPKHWISLPELPRNTQGKINRQQLQKIAQDFLKTY, from the coding sequence ATGGAAAACCTTTTAGAAAATGTCCAAAACCATGATTGGCTAATTTGTGATCATAGCCAAGAATTACCGCAAATAGCAACAGAATTATATGTAAAATTAACCCAGTTATCAAACCCAAAAATCATCATTGCGGAAAGATCACCAGTGAGATTTTTAGCCAGTTTTATTGCTGCTTGTGCGGCTAACTGTCCAGTTTTCTTATGTAACCCAGATTGGAGTCACGACGAATGGGAACAAGTCTTTAATTTAGTCCAACCAGATATAGTTTTAGGAATAGATCATAACTTTTCAAAATCACCAATTCCCAATTCTCAATTCCCAATTCCCAATACTATCATGATTCCTACTGGTGGTTCATCAGGAAAGATTAAATTTGCGATTCATACATGGCAAACATTAACCGCATCTGTCCAAGGATTTACAGAATATTTTCCAATAAATACAGTTAATTCATTTTGTATATTACCACTATATCATGTAAGTGGATTAATGCAATTTATGCGTTCATTCACAACAGGAGGTAAATTAGTAATTACCTCATCTAAAACATTAGAATCTGCTCAAATATCAAATATTAATCCAGCAGGATTTTTTATATCTTTAGTGCCTACGCAATTACAAAAACTCCTCCAAAATCCCGAATTAACCGAATGGCTATCAAAATTTTCTACCGTACTTTTAGGAGGTGCGCCGGCTTGGGATGAATTATTAGAAAAAGCCAGATTTCATCAGATTAGATTAGCACCTACCTATGGAATGACAGAAACCGCTTCTCAAATTGCAACTCTCAAACCTGATGAATTTTTACAAGGTAAATTCAATAGTGGGAAAATTCTTCCCCATGCTAAAATTATCATTGATAATCAACCAGGAAATATAAATATTCAAAGTAAATCTTTAGCATTAGGTTATTATCCCGAAATGTGGGAAAATAGAGATAATTTTGCAGTTGATGATATTGGTTTTTTAGACAATCAAGGCTATTTACATATTATTGGCCGGAATAGTGACAAAATTATTACAGGTGGGGAAAATGTTTACCCAATAGAAATTGAATCAGCGATTAGAAAAACTAACATGGTGATTGATGTTTGTGTAATTGGTATAGTTGATAAACATTGGGGACAAGCATTAACAGCTATTTATATTCCTAATAATCAAAATATCTCTCACATGGAAATTCAAACACAACTAAAAAATCAACTTAGTAAATTCAAAATTCCTAAACATTGGATTTCCCTACCAGAATTACCCCGTAACACCCAAGGTAAAATCAACCGTCAACAACTCCAAAAAATCGCCCAAGACTTTCTGAAAACTTACTAA
- a CDS encoding o-succinylbenzoate synthase, with the protein MIYQFSFRYFSQKFTNPIITNHGVWEIRESIIIRLIDEKNNISWGEISPISWFGSETIQQALDFCNQLPQTITKEIIFAIPNNLPSCQFAFESALIPTHEGGFCLCSRDFQSLNSNLTYSGLLSAGKSALNQWASLSEQGYKTFKWKIGVDEINQELEIFDLLISSLPTSAKLRLDANGGLTYQQAELWLNKCDQFFPKIEFIEQPLPLNKFIEMQELSNSYSTPIALDESIANLQQLESCFQQGWRGIFVIKPGIVGSPFRLRQFCKKHQIDVVFSSVFATEIGRQAALQLAVELSANNRAVGFGINHFFKQQEANWLESLWKTF; encoded by the coding sequence ATGATTTATCAATTTTCTTTTCGTTACTTTAGCCAAAAATTCACAAATCCCATTATTACTAATCATGGAGTTTGGGAAATCCGCGAAAGCATTATTATCCGCTTGATTGATGAAAAAAATAACATTAGCTGGGGGGAAATTTCCCCCATTTCTTGGTTTGGTTCAGAAACCATCCAACAAGCATTAGATTTTTGCAATCAACTTCCACAAACAATTACCAAAGAGATAATTTTCGCCATTCCCAATAACTTACCATCTTGTCAATTTGCCTTTGAATCAGCTTTAATTCCAACCCACGAAGGTGGGTTTTGTCTGTGTAGCCGCGACTTCCAGTCGCTCAATTCAAATCTCACTTACAGCGGCTTATTATCAGCAGGAAAATCAGCGTTAAATCAATGGGCTAGTTTATCGGAACAAGGATATAAAACATTTAAATGGAAAATCGGTGTTGATGAAATAAATCAAGAATTAGAAATATTTGATTTACTAATATCCAGTTTACCAACATCAGCAAAATTACGTTTAGATGCTAATGGTGGACTTACTTATCAACAAGCTGAATTATGGTTAAATAAATGTGATCAATTCTTCCCCAAAATTGAATTTATCGAACAACCTTTACCTCTAAATAAATTTATAGAAATGCAGGAATTAAGTAATTCCTATTCTACCCCCATAGCACTAGATGAATCTATCGCCAATCTTCAACAATTAGAATCCTGTTTTCAGCAAGGTTGGCGGGGAATTTTTGTGATTAAACCGGGAATAGTCGGTTCACCATTTCGGTTAAGACAGTTTTGCAAAAAACATCAAATTGATGTTGTATTCTCATCTGTATTTGCAACCGAAATTGGTAGACAAGCCGCATTACAATTAGCAGTAGAATTATCTGCAAATAATCGCGCTGTTGGTTTTGGAATTAATCACTTTTTTAAACAACAAGAAGCAAACTGGTTAGAAAGTCTATGGAAAACCTTTTAG
- a CDS encoding glutamate-5-semialdehyde dehydrogenase translates to MTNFKIISPLSAMPTTSEAIAQQTRQAASKLAVLSSEAKNQAIEAIAQALELAKDDILQANLADCHAATDEGIAKPLYKRLQLDEHKLRDAIAGVRDVGKLEDPIGKVQIHREIDTGLILKRITCSLGVLGIIFEARPEAAIQIVSLAIKSGNGVILKGGKEAIRSCAAIVKAIKQGLSQTAVNPDAVQLLTTREEILELLQLDKYVDLIIPRGSNAFVKFVQDNTRIPVLGHADGICHLYVDQAADIAKAISITVDSKIQYPAACNAIETLLVHSSIAAEFLPRVATALQAQNVELKGDERTLEILPNLAAAMEIDWQTEYSDLILAIKIVDSLEDAISHISNYGSRHTEAIITEDITAAETFQGLVNAAGVYHNCSTRFADGFRYGFGAEVGISTQQMPPRGPVGLEGLVTYKYQMSGNGHIVKTYTGANTKSFTHRDLS, encoded by the coding sequence ATGACTAATTTCAAAATTATTTCTCCTCTATCTGCGATGCCTACTACCAGCGAAGCTATCGCTCAACAAACCCGTCAAGCTGCTAGTAAGCTGGCAGTTCTCTCCTCTGAGGCCAAAAATCAAGCTATTGAAGCGATCGCTCAAGCTTTAGAATTGGCAAAGGATGATATTCTGCAAGCAAACCTGGCTGATTGTCACGCAGCAACAGACGAAGGAATCGCTAAACCCCTTTATAAACGGTTGCAGTTAGATGAACATAAATTAAGGGATGCGATCGCTGGTGTGCGAGATGTTGGTAAACTAGAAGATCCTATTGGTAAAGTCCAAATTCATCGAGAAATTGACACTGGTTTAATTCTCAAACGCATTACTTGTTCTTTAGGCGTTTTAGGAATTATTTTTGAAGCCCGTCCTGAAGCCGCAATTCAAATTGTTTCTTTAGCAATTAAATCAGGTAATGGTGTCATTCTCAAAGGTGGTAAAGAAGCAATACGTTCTTGTGCAGCCATCGTCAAAGCCATTAAACAAGGATTATCTCAAACTGCGGTTAATCCTGATGCGGTGCAATTGTTAACCACCAGAGAAGAAATATTAGAACTTTTGCAATTAGATAAATACGTAGATTTAATTATTCCTAGAGGTTCTAATGCTTTTGTGAAATTTGTCCAAGATAATACCCGCATTCCCGTATTAGGTCATGCTGATGGCATTTGTCATCTTTATGTAGATCAAGCCGCTGATATTGCCAAAGCTATTAGTATTACTGTAGATTCTAAAATTCAATATCCCGCTGCTTGTAATGCCATTGAAACTTTGCTAGTTCATAGTAGCATTGCTGCCGAATTTCTCCCCCGAGTTGCCACAGCTTTACAAGCACAAAATGTAGAATTAAAAGGTGATGAACGTACTTTAGAAATTTTACCTAATCTTGCCGCAGCTATGGAAATAGACTGGCAAACAGAATACAGTGATTTGATTTTAGCCATTAAAATTGTTGATTCTTTAGAAGACGCTATATCTCATATCAGTAATTATGGTTCTCGACATACAGAAGCAATTATTACTGAAGATATCACAGCCGCAGAAACATTCCAGGGTCTAGTAAATGCAGCGGGAGTTTATCATAATTGTTCTACCCGGTTTGCTGATGGTTTTCGCTATGGTTTTGGTGCAGAAGTGGGAATTAGTACCCAACAAATGCCACCTCGTGGACCCGTTGGTTTAGAAGGTTTAGTAACATATAAATATCAAATGTCTGGGAATGGACATATTGTGAAAACATACACAGGTGCAAATACTAAATCATTTACTCATCGTGATTTGTCATAA
- a CDS encoding 2-carboxy-1,4-naphthoquinone phytyltransferase, translated as MTSTQISPPQAKLWMAAIKPPMYSVAIMPIWVGSAVAFSEKKIFNTTIFSIFIAAAILILAWENISNDVFDATTGIDQNKHHSLVNLTGNKTLMFWIGNLCLGLGLLGIMAIAFLQKDPTVIGIILLCCGLGYMYQGPPFRLGYQGLGEILCFFAFGPLGMGAAYYSQTQTWSITNLAASVILGIVTSLVLFCSHFHQVADDIAAGKKSPIVRLGTQTAAKVLVGFTASIYPLTLLFVILNIFPIWTLLSFLSLPFAVKLCRHVLENHNLPDKVSNSKFIAINVHFLSCLFLGLGFIIG; from the coding sequence ATGACTTCAACTCAGATTTCACCACCTCAAGCTAAACTATGGATGGCGGCAATTAAACCGCCAATGTACAGTGTTGCTATTATGCCGATTTGGGTAGGTTCGGCGGTAGCATTTAGCGAGAAAAAGATTTTTAATACAACAATATTTTCAATTTTTATTGCTGCGGCAATTTTAATTTTAGCTTGGGAAAATATTAGTAATGATGTATTTGATGCTACAACAGGAATTGATCAGAATAAACATCATTCATTGGTGAATTTAACTGGTAACAAAACCTTAATGTTTTGGATAGGAAACCTGTGTTTAGGTTTGGGTTTGTTGGGGATAATGGCGATCGCATTTTTGCAAAAAGACCCTACAGTTATCGGTATAATCCTCTTATGCTGTGGTTTGGGCTATATGTACCAAGGTCCGCCCTTCCGTCTAGGATACCAGGGTTTAGGCGAAATTCTCTGCTTTTTTGCCTTTGGTCCCTTGGGTATGGGTGCAGCCTATTATAGCCAAACCCAAACCTGGTCTATCACTAATTTAGCAGCTTCAGTGATTTTAGGCATTGTTACCAGTTTAGTCTTATTTTGCTCCCATTTTCACCAAGTTGCCGATGACATAGCCGCAGGAAAGAAATCTCCTATTGTGCGTTTAGGAACTCAAACTGCTGCAAAGGTTTTAGTGGGATTTACTGCGAGTATTTATCCCCTAACTTTGCTATTTGTGATTTTGAATATTTTCCCAATTTGGACATTACTCAGTTTCCTCAGTTTACCTTTTGCGGTGAAATTATGTCGTCACGTCTTAGAAAATCACAATCTACCAGATAAAGTAAGTAATTCTAAATTTATCGCTATCAATGTTCATTTTTTAAGTTGCTTATTTTTAGGTTTAGGATTTATTATTGGTTAA